The Methanothermobacter sp. CaT2 DNA window TAATCGCAGTTATTGGAGGAATCCTCATAGGAAAGCTTAAAATGGAAACTGAACTCGAGGATTACGTCTACGAGACAGTGGAGAAGATGAAGGCCTTGGGATTAGTCGATGTGGAACTGCCACAGCCAACCCTCAGGGAGAGGTACGTGATAGCCAAGAATGAGATGAAGGATATACTCCGCCGTGTTTCACCCTACATAGTCATAGCAATAGCCATCGGGGGATGGATACACGGTTACCTCCCCGAGGATTTCCTCCTTCAATATGCTGGTGCAGACAATATATTCGCTGTTCCAATGGCAGTTATAATAGGAGTGCCGCTGTACTCAAACGCCGCCGGTACCATCCCCCTCATATCAGCCCTCATAGAGAAGGGAATGGCTGCCGGAACCGCACTGGCACTTATGATGTCAATAACCGCCCTATCACTTCCTGAAATGATAATCCTGAGGAAGGTGATGAAGCCAAAGCTCCTCGCCACATTCATAGCAATCCTGGCAGTCTCAATAACACTTACAGGCTACATATTCAACATAATAATCTAGAGAATCCCCAATACACATGTCACGTTAACAGGTTCAACCTGGAAACAATTTGAGGTGAAATAATGAAGATACAGATATACGGTACAGGATGTGCAAACTGTCAGATGCTCGAAAAGAACGCCAGAGAAGCAGTTAAAGAACTTGAAATCGATGCTGAATTCGAAAAGATAAAGGAAATGGACCAGATACTGGAGGCAGGACTCACAGCCCTTCCAGGACTGGCAGTCGATGGTGAACTTAAAATCATGGGAAGAGTCGCCTCCAAGGAGGAGATCAAGAAGATCCTCTCCTGAAACACCTCATTTTCATGGTGATGACCATGGTCGAAGACGAAGAAAAGGGCTTTGAGGGAAAAATAAAGGCAATGATCTCATCAAAGGCATGCGCCTGCCAGACAGGCATCCTTGAGAAGAAGAAGTCAGGTCTGAGGTACGTCAACTGCAAGGGCTGCGGTAAACTATTCAAAACCGACAGGGACACCGAGTACTGCATGGACTGTGAGAAAAAGATGAAGTGATGGAGATGAGAATAACATTCCTGGGCGGTGGCAGGGTAGTCAGGATAATCCTCGGGGGTCTCCAGAGGGCAGGTAAACTACCCGGGGAGGTGATGGTGTGCGACCCCGATGAGAATTCCCTCAGAATCCTTGAGGATGAATTCGGGGTTAAAACATCAGCTGACTGCAGCAGCATGGAAGGAGATGTGATATTCCTTGCACTGCATCCACACGTCCTGAAGGATGTTCTGAACAAAATGGAGTCCCCTGACCCTGAATCACTGATAGTGTCCCTGGCGCCCAAGATCAGAATAGTGGAGATACAGGAGGCACTAGATCACCCAAAGGTCGCGAGGGTTATACCCAACGCCCCTTCTCTTGTTAACAGGGGCTACAATCCCTTCAGCGCGACAGATGAACTCACAGGCACTGACCGGCAAATACTTCAATCACTATTTGAACCTCTCGGAGAGTTTCCAGAGGTTTCTGAGGACAAACTTGAAGCATACGCCGTTATAACTGCAATGGGTCCGACTTATCTATGGTTCCAGCTGGATGAACTGGAAAAACT harbors:
- a CDS encoding permease, coding for MLQEFADYVTYNLMGLEPASHLGSAVNFFIYDTIKIFILLATLIFVISFIRTYIPPNKVKETLEKRHKYFGNFIAALVGIITPFCSCSAVPLFIGFVEAGVPLGATFSFLISSPMINEIAIILLLGLFGWQITAFYILSGFIIAVIGGILIGKLKMETELEDYVYETVEKMKALGLVDVELPQPTLRERYVIAKNEMKDILRRVSPYIVIAIAIGGWIHGYLPEDFLLQYAGADNIFAVPMAVIIGVPLYSNAAGTIPLISALIEKGMAAGTALALMMSITALSLPEMIILRKVMKPKLLATFIAILAVSITLTGYIFNIII
- a CDS encoding pyrroline-5-carboxylate reductase, which codes for MEMRITFLGGGRVVRIILGGLQRAGKLPGEVMVCDPDENSLRILEDEFGVKTSADCSSMEGDVIFLALHPHVLKDVLNKMESPDPESLIVSLAPKIRIVEIQEALDHPKVARVIPNAPSLVNRGYNPFSATDELTGTDRQILQSLFEPLGEFPEVSEDKLEAYAVITAMGPTYLWFQLDELEKLAVEFGMTPDEAATAVYSMASGAVEALYSHLERDMVMDLIAVKPLEDAEDDMRAIYRENLMRIYQSLTG
- a CDS encoding MTH895/ArsE family thioredoxin-like protein, which translates into the protein MKIQIYGTGCANCQMLEKNAREAVKELEIDAEFEKIKEMDQILEAGLTALPGLAVDGELKIMGRVASKEEIKKILS